In a genomic window of Pelecanus crispus isolate bPelCri1 chromosome 1, bPelCri1.pri, whole genome shotgun sequence:
- the PIANP gene encoding PILR alpha-associated neural protein, with protein MEPSACRMPPLLSCIHSLQLWHLLLLVSAVPPPGVWSLRSRGLAAARPLCTRRSPSAPRPICIWDRTSLPERDSRFALTRQRALPSRGGDLRHVVRLRRQAAGARPATPSGFEDGMPSSQYPWAIVWGPTVSDEDGGDTNSANPGFPPLGYTFVSPHGMATAQPNSHSLLHNAGLNLRETPATLRPFLFGPRGEGVDPQLYVTITISIIIVLVATGIIFKFCWDRNQKRRRHSGQQSGGRQQESQQPLTDLSPTTVSILGPYGDPLAPTPEAEESRQGQEGVEKLGGHGKSTAFQLNRIPLVNL; from the exons ATGGAGCCCAGTGCCTG CAGGATGCCTCCACTCCTCTCCTGCATccactccctgcagctttggcatctcctcctcctggtCTCAGCCGTCCCTCCTCCTGGCGTCTGGTCTCTTCGTTCTCGGGGCCTGGCGGCCGCTCGGCCTCTTTGCACCCGTCggagcccctcagccccgcggcCCATTTGCATCTGGGACAGGACCTCGCTTCCAGAGAGGGATTCTCGCTTCGCCCTGACGCGCCAGCGAGCCCTGCCCTCCCGGGGGGGAGACCTGCGGCACGTCGTGCGGCTGAGGCGCCAGGCGGCAGGGGCCCGCCCTGCCACCCCCTCCGGATTTGAGGACGGCATGCCCTCCTCCCAGTACCCCTGGGCCATCGTGTGGGGCCCCACAGTGTCAGATGAGGACGGAGGGGACACCAACTCTGCCAACCCAGGCTTCCCACCGCTGGGATACACCTTTGTCTCGCCACACGGGATGGCAACAGCGCAGCCCAACTCCCACTCGCTCCTGCACAACGCGGGGCTCAACCTGCGCGAGACCCCGGCCACCCTGCGGCCCTTCTTGTTTGGGCCCCGGGGGGAAG GTGTGGACCCCCAGCTCTACGTCACCATCACCATCTCCATCATCATTGTCCTGGTCGCCACCGGGATCATATTCAAGTTCTG CTGGGACCGTAATCAGAAACGCCGGCGTCACTCGGGGCAGCAGAGcggtgggaggcagcaggagagccaGCAGCCCCTCACGGACCTCTCCCCCACCACCGTCAGCATTCTGGGGCCCTACGGTGACCCCCTGGCCCCCACGCCCGAGGCGGAGGAGTccaggcagggccaggaggGTGTGGAGAAACTGGGGGGCCACGGGAAGAGCACGGCCTTCCAGCTCAACCG AATCCCACTGGTGAACCTGTGA